Proteins encoded within one genomic window of Catharus ustulatus isolate bCatUst1 chromosome 10, bCatUst1.pri.v2, whole genome shotgun sequence:
- the MFSD1 gene encoding major facilitator superfamily domain-containing protein 1 isoform X1, with the protein MCFLGFGSYFCYDNPAALQTQVQRDMKVNTAQFMALYAWYSWPNVVLCFFGGFLIDRVFGIRLGTIIFSIFVCVGQVVFALGALFNTFWLMEVGRFIFGIGGESLAVAQNTYAVSWFKGKELNLVFGLQLSMARIGSTVNMNIMGWIYSRVQHLLGSAGPSTLGLALLIGGVTCLFSLSCALVLAYLDRRAEKLLCKEQGKTGEVIKLTDVKDFSLSLWLIFVICVCYYAAVFPFIGLGKVFFIEKFRFSPQEASAINSIVYIISAPMSPVFGLLVDKVGKNIIWVLCAVLSTLGSHILLAFTFWNPWIAMSLLGVAYSLLACALWPMVAFVVPEHQLGTAYGFMQSIQNLGLAVIAIAAGMILDTRGYLFLELFFSACVCLSLIAVVMLYFVNHLSGGDLNWSAKKRAKLQKAAASEKES; encoded by the exons ATGTGCTTCCTGGGATTCG GCAGCTACTTCTGCTACGACAACCCGGCCGCGCTGCAAACGCAGGTTCAGCGG gacaTGAAGGTGAACACAGCCCAGTTCATGGCTCTCTATGCCTGGTACTCCTGGCCCAACGTGGTGCTGTGCTTCTTTGGGGGTTTCCTGATTGACAGAGTGTTTGGAATCCG gTTGGGCACCATCATATTCAGCATCTTTGTGTGTGTTGGGCAG GTGGTGTttgctctgggagctctgttCAACACGTTCTGGCTGATGGAAGTGGGCAGGTTCATATTTGG GATTGGTGGGGAGTCCTTGGCTGTGGCCCAGAACACGTATGCAGTGAGCTGGTTCAAGGGCAAGGAGTTAAACCTGGTGTTTGGATTGCAGCTCAGCATGGCCAGAATT GGGAGCACGGTCAACATGAATATTATGGGCTGGATCTACTCCAGAGTGCAGCacctcctgggctctgctgggcccAGCACCCTCGGCCTGGCTCTGCTCATAG GTGGAGTCACTTGTCTGttctccctgagctgtgctttagTCCTGGCTTACCtggacaggagagcagagaagctgctgtgcaAGGAGCAGGGCAAAACAG GAGAAGTGATCAAGCTGACAGATGTGAAGGATTTCTCCTTGTCCCTGTGGCTGATCTTTGTCATCTGTGTGTGTTACTACGCTGCAGTTTTCCCTTTCATTGGCCTGGGCAA gGTTTTCTTTATTGAAAAATTCCgattttcccctcaggaagCCAGTGCAATTAACAG CATTGTGTACATCATCTCAGCCCCCATGTCCCCGGTGTTCGGGCTCCTGGTGGACAAGGTTGGCAAGAACATCAtctgggtgctgtgtgctgtgctcagcactctGGGCTCACACATCCTGCTGGCCTTCACCTTCTGGAACCCCTGGATAGCCATG tccctgctgggtgTGGCCTATTCCCTGCTGGCCTGTGCCCTGTGGCCCATGGTGGCCTTTGTTGTCCCTGAGCACCAGCTGGGAACTGCCTATGGCTT catGCAGTCCATCCAGAACCTGGGCCTGGCAGTGATTGCCATAGCAGCTGGAATGATCCTGGACACCAGGGGGTACCTGTTCCTGGAGCTCTTCTTCagtgcctgtgtgtgct TGTCACTCATAGCTGTGGTCATGCTGTACTTTGTGAATCACCTCTCAG GTGGTGATCTCAACTGGTCTGCAAAGAAAAGGGCAaaactgcagaaagcagctgcttCAGA aaaggagagctga
- the MFSD1 gene encoding major facilitator superfamily domain-containing protein 1 isoform X2, producing MCFLGFGSYFCYDNPAALQTQVQRDMKVNTAQFMALYAWYSWPNVVLCFFGGFLIDRVFGIRLGTIIFSIFVCVGQVVFALGALFNTFWLMEVGRFIFGIGGESLAVAQNTYAVSWFKGKELNLVFGLQLSMARIGSTVNMNIMGWIYSRVQHLLGSAGPSTLGLALLIGGVTCLFSLSCALVLAYLDRRAEKLLCKEQGKTGEVIKLTDVKDFSLSLWLIFVICVCYYAAVFPFIGLGKVFFIEKFRFSPQEASAINSIVYIISAPMSPVFGLLVDKVGKNIIWVLCAVLSTLGSHILLAFTFWNPWIAMSLLGVAYSLLACALWPMVAFVVPEHQLGTAYGFMQSIQNLGLAVIAIAAGMILDTRGYLFLELFFSACVCLSLIAVVMLYFVNHLSGGDLNWSAKKRAKLQKAAASE from the exons ATGTGCTTCCTGGGATTCG GCAGCTACTTCTGCTACGACAACCCGGCCGCGCTGCAAACGCAGGTTCAGCGG gacaTGAAGGTGAACACAGCCCAGTTCATGGCTCTCTATGCCTGGTACTCCTGGCCCAACGTGGTGCTGTGCTTCTTTGGGGGTTTCCTGATTGACAGAGTGTTTGGAATCCG gTTGGGCACCATCATATTCAGCATCTTTGTGTGTGTTGGGCAG GTGGTGTttgctctgggagctctgttCAACACGTTCTGGCTGATGGAAGTGGGCAGGTTCATATTTGG GATTGGTGGGGAGTCCTTGGCTGTGGCCCAGAACACGTATGCAGTGAGCTGGTTCAAGGGCAAGGAGTTAAACCTGGTGTTTGGATTGCAGCTCAGCATGGCCAGAATT GGGAGCACGGTCAACATGAATATTATGGGCTGGATCTACTCCAGAGTGCAGCacctcctgggctctgctgggcccAGCACCCTCGGCCTGGCTCTGCTCATAG GTGGAGTCACTTGTCTGttctccctgagctgtgctttagTCCTGGCTTACCtggacaggagagcagagaagctgctgtgcaAGGAGCAGGGCAAAACAG GAGAAGTGATCAAGCTGACAGATGTGAAGGATTTCTCCTTGTCCCTGTGGCTGATCTTTGTCATCTGTGTGTGTTACTACGCTGCAGTTTTCCCTTTCATTGGCCTGGGCAA gGTTTTCTTTATTGAAAAATTCCgattttcccctcaggaagCCAGTGCAATTAACAG CATTGTGTACATCATCTCAGCCCCCATGTCCCCGGTGTTCGGGCTCCTGGTGGACAAGGTTGGCAAGAACATCAtctgggtgctgtgtgctgtgctcagcactctGGGCTCACACATCCTGCTGGCCTTCACCTTCTGGAACCCCTGGATAGCCATG tccctgctgggtgTGGCCTATTCCCTGCTGGCCTGTGCCCTGTGGCCCATGGTGGCCTTTGTTGTCCCTGAGCACCAGCTGGGAACTGCCTATGGCTT catGCAGTCCATCCAGAACCTGGGCCTGGCAGTGATTGCCATAGCAGCTGGAATGATCCTGGACACCAGGGGGTACCTGTTCCTGGAGCTCTTCTTCagtgcctgtgtgtgct TGTCACTCATAGCTGTGGTCATGCTGTACTTTGTGAATCACCTCTCAG GTGGTGATCTCAACTGGTCTGCAAAGAAAAGGGCAaaactgcagaaagcagctgcttCAGAGTGA